The following proteins come from a genomic window of Nicotiana tomentosiformis chromosome 12, ASM39032v3, whole genome shotgun sequence:
- the LOC138903105 gene encoding uncharacterized protein, protein MRFIELAHHTVWLVLIDRERIKRFIDDLTYQLQLLMTRESVSGATFDKVVDIAQQIEMVHSHEREEREAKRPQGSGGPSGVPSGGQSYYNKGHPYRPAQMARPAHGGTSSSHGSYTARTGQSSLNALPAQSSSRAPSV, encoded by the coding sequence atgaggtttatagagttggctcatcacacagtttggttggttctcattgatagggagaggattaagaggtttaTTGATGACCTCACATATCAACTACAGTTGCTTATGACTCGGGAAAgtgtatctggtgctacttttgacaaggtggttgacattgctcagcagatagagatggtccatagtcatgagcgtgaggagagggaggccaagaggcctcaaggtTCGGGTGGTcccagtggtgttccttctgggggacagTCTTACTACAACaagggtcatccttataggcccgctcagatggctcgtccagctCATGGTGGTACATCATCTAGTCATGGTTCATACACTGCCCGtacgggtcagtcatctctcaatgctcttccagctcagagttcatcccgtgcacCATCAGTTTAA